From the Porites lutea chromosome 5, jaPorLute2.1, whole genome shotgun sequence genome, the window ATCTTGACtattttgctattttgtttTAACAATGGGGATGCGGGAGTATTGCGATGTTTGGCGAGGTTTAGTTTGGTGGGCTTTTTTTCATTCTTCATTTCTATTGATTACTCCAGGTATGTCCAACGCTGTGTAATTCAGTTTAAATTAACTGAATTAATGAATCAATTTGGCACAGGCAGTGTAACTTTTACTCCTGCGAGCGCTTGTTCCGGCCGATTTTATCAAAGCGAAGCTTGTGGTTTGCATATCGATTCTCTCCAGTCTCTAGTTATTTTAATGACGGAAAGTCAaagtattttgttgttgttgtttttgttcttttattttctgtAGGTGTAGGAGCTCTTAAGTTCCTCCAGGATCCCCCACAACTTCAGGCATCTCATGTTGGCTGGAGTGTTGACTACAATTGCACAACTGACGACCCAAATGCCACAGTGTCACTTCTACGTTCTAAAGATTTTGGGGTTTCTTATAATGTGTTTCCAGTCTCACCAAACAAACTTCTTTTGAGGAAACAAGTGTTCACATTAGTGAACGTTATTCTTTTGGATGGAGGATACTATAAATGCAACGCAACGGACCAGTCAGGTCAAACGATAGAATGGAAGAGTGGTTCAACGTTATTTGTACAAGCAGGTCTGTACGAATATTCTGAGTACAGTAAATTGTTATTATCTTCAGCTTTACCTTGATGTGTGACTATAATTCGGAACCTACTTATTCTTAGAGTTAgtttcaaataaaaacaaaggatCAGTTTAGTTTTCTGGGCAACCGAGCTCGATACGAGTTTATCGAGCTCGATATGTCAACCGGCCTCGATATTTCGATACCGAGCTCGACACCTCTCACTTTTCCGGGGGGACAAAGTAAAAATAGTTATCGAGCTCGGTTTttcaagagaagaaaaaaagagaaaaaaatggaaattaaagcAATAATGACCACATGGAGTACAAAATCTAAAACGCCTTCTCGTTCTCAATTCCTTACGGACAAAAAACATTGTGTGGCTGGTCgattaaagttgttttggcggcgagtcttttaaaaaatatattttgtattttaaaaaaatattgacaaaaggcattataacatagcgcgcgtgctttccctatataagtcctatcaaatctttatttacgcacgcccttgcgtaaataaagatttttaatCATGCTGACCTGTTTAGCTGTGTTTCTCGTCTCTTTTTCCTAAGTACAAAATACCCAAATTCGACGACAATGATAAAAAACGTTCTagcatttttggaatttagcttCTCCACTCAAACCAACAGCCAAAGGGGTGAAGATGTTTCGCAAATAATTCTGCCGTAAAGATTCCCttctagcagaggtctctcacgacgaggcaaaaatgaaagaaagggGAGTCTCTCccctttctctcatttttgcctcgtcgtgaaatgaatgaaagatcgaagcgactctgccaTCGATTTTGGGCAGCTCCAAAAATGTCGGCTATTTGAGTTATCTACCATGTTTTTCAGTTCTGAAATCTTAGTGTGATAGTgttcttttctcttctgtttcggaacgtttttgtactgttttaagACCATGTGATATTTTCCCCTAAGCGTAATATTGAGAGGATCCCTGTGTTTTAGAATAGAAAGTTTCCTCAATTCGTGTCTCTTAAGACCACATTCtttatcaaaccattttttgttaGAACTCTAGTATATCGTTCTATaatgttcttaatttttaaacaatgttTTGCGGTTGTAAAAAGAATCCTTTCTACTGCATCGAGGGAAGAGTTAACGTGTTTGTCTGTCCTACAGTCAACAAGAAAATCATGTATCATTCTCTGTATGTCTCTTGTTTACACtgctgttttaaatttttgtgatGAATCATATGCATTTTCCTGTTTGGGTAAACAAATTAATGTATCATTGGTTTTTTCTGTGGCTAAGTGATTATTTACCGTATTAATGTTAAGCCATGTCATTATTGGACTGTGATTTGTTAAATTCGACGGATCTTTTAACAATGAATTCGCGATAGAGTGGAATATTAGTCTTGGTCGCATATTGCaaagcctgcgtggcaggcgcaaaaaggggagggggagagggggagggagaaaagcgcgaaagAGGGGAACTGGGAAGGGAAGCAGGCGTCCCTTACCACTCTCCCCAtctccctctttttttttttcttcctccctatccccttcCCTTTTCGAcccctgctacgcaggctgcaTACTGCATAGTCAACAACACTAACTCCTGATATACCATGAAATGTTGGTCTTGCCAGCGAATTACCACGGAATCTAACATTCATAATCTCTAGATCTGCACTCCTACATATATCTAAAAGACGTTTCCCGAGGTTGTTTAATTCGTTATCAAAACTGTGTCGCTGAAAGGCGCATAGCGAGAATTCAGATTGATCGTTTTGTTATAATGGTGTTGCTTTCTTGACAGACATTGTCTGAGTATTTTCCTGTTCTAGAGTTGAAATCACCCATAAGAAGAATTGATCCAAAAGCCGAGAATTTCTCAATATCGTTTTTAAGTTCTTCAAATAGTTCAGGACAAAACTAAATTGAATTTTGAGGTGGGATATATGTGCCACATACATAGATATCTTTTTTGGTAGAAAGAAAGATTTGTGACCAAAGCGAAATCGCATTCTGCTTGCGATCCTCGCGCGATGCGCGACAAAATTTTAAACTGGCTCCGCTAGAATGAACATTTTGTGGAGCTGACTACAGTACGTATTGAAGACGGTATGTAAAGTTCTGCACATATTTTTTGCAGCTCAGTTACCCAGGCATTTTGTGTTGATACCAAACAAATCAATCTATGTGCTGCAAGGCCAGAGTGGACAAGTCACGTGTGAAGCTGAAGGCCCTTCAGTTTCTACCCTGAAGTGGGAAAAGGAACAGGATAATAAATCATATGCAGCCGTCCCCGACAGCCAAGTTAACATCACTAAAGATGCAAATTATGTGAGAGCTGTCCTGAAGATTGCAAATGCCCACTTCTCGGACACTGGTACATACAAATGCACAGTATCAGTTCCACCAAATAAATCAGATTATAAGCTGACAAAGATAACTGTCAAGGGTATGtttgtgtatttattttattttttttttttctacccgCACCACAAGAATTTTTTAATACATACTCTATATCTAGCCACTGGTATCCCAAGCTCACGTTTCGAGTGTGTTACGGTAtgtaaattaactttctcacaagagagtcggAGTCGCGCTACAAGCAACCGTttagactttgtatgagaaataaaatactgaggtctgatttttctataaaattaataaaggaGACTCACTTTTAATGTACTCCCTTTGTTTTTAGGTGTGAATTCATCGATTGAGTCGGGTTTTTTTGGTATTGTTTGACCCCTCTCACTTTCTTCATAATACGAATTCTCCTTTATTTAATTTATAGAAAAATGAGTAAGAATAATGATACTAAGCGTTCGCAGACGTCAgtattttactattttatttgTCATAGAAAGTCTCAGCGGTTgcttgtaacgcgacaccgtCTCTCTTGTGAGAAAGCTAATTTACATAACACATTCGTGACGTGAGCGGGGTGGAACGCCCGTGATCTAGCCGGAGTTTTGAAAAGTTTCCTTCCGAAATTTACTTTTGAGTTTGCTAGCCTACATGTAGCTTTACCCTGCCTCTGGAAGGGCAGAAACGGCGAGGAATTGTTTGGTTGCAGGTAAGCTATGGAGAGGAGAAAAGTTTACGTTAGCTGATTTTATCTTGGAAAAGCAACTATTGACACGGGAAAActggatctaggtctagtttctgCGGACtctaatagagtactaaagtgtgacgtcataaaaattaaatttctgaaattattggatttgtcgggatattctgaaagaacaacgtccaagaggcctagatgccaaaaatgagcatttccgggcaaattgtctctgagatattagcccagttatgctctcaAGCCCATACAAACCGTTCTAAATGTTTCTGTGTCgaccccaaaaaaaatttagaaaggTTTGTATGGACAAGTAGCAGAATGAGTTGCatttttttgctaacccggttttcaaaaatccaggtataagTAAAAGTCGGTCATCTTGAAACAAAATCCTTACATACGTCCCAAATGATTGACCCGTGGATCCTGTAGATTTCGCTTTTTCCCCTCAAGTTCACTTCAAAACTTCCTATTGTTTTAGCCTGCGTGACTGAAATCCCGATCAAGTGCGTTCGAAAGGGAGAATCGGTGTTGGCGCGCGTGAAGGCAAAGCCGCGCGCGCGTTTATGTTATCATTCATAATCAACATTTGGTTTTCTTGCGGGAAAAAAATCCTTACAAAAGTCCCAAATGATGGACCCGGTTGCACTTCTGCTTGCCAGTATTTTGTTaggtattttttattcttttcaaacTTTCTAATTTAGGGAACTCCAGGGCCGGGTCTGGGGGAAACTTGAGCCCAGAAGTGAAGTAGAAGACAGTGGAAGTGTGCTTTATAGCTGTATAACCCCCAAAGTTTTCCTGTGCGAAACATAGTACAGTGGAACTCGGTTAATatggtcaccaatgggccaaaaaaatttggccgtacGCGTATTAACGGGTGAGCGTATTAACGAGGttctttttacaagaaaatgtatggtcgtTTTGCCGCGCGGCCataaaaaaagtggccgtaataacgcgCCGTAaggcgggtttttactgtaccccatcttgcaaaatttctttgcaaattttgttttttccgtTTAAAACTATGGAATGCGGAGTTTGATGACTTCAGGAGCCTATGGCTCCTGATGACTTAAATTGTAAGACCTTGGCGCACTGTCTGTCGTTGCGTGACAAGTCAGACGTTAATGGTTTACAGTCGATGCACTGTGCAAACTAAATTTTTCCGACTAGGGCCCTGGTTTGTTACATCATAGCCGCCCGCAACGCCGATGAATATGGCATCGAGCCATTTGATTTTCAGGTTTCTACGCACATGTGGTCGCAGTAAAGAGATGGGGGCTTTTTGTCTTCTTGTGTTAGTCAGTAAGTACAGTCATGTTCTTCGATCTGATCTCTTGATTACTTTTGTCCTTATTTTAGCGTATAAATTTTACACGTAGCATGCATTAAGTAAACAACAAAATACGTTGCTCCTTGTGTCTTAACATCAATTAGGCTGTATAGAGGATCACGAAGGTCTTTGAGAGGAGTCTGTGTAGCTATTAATCTGCTTTATTGTAATAAAAAATACCAGCGTTAGGAAACAAGAGCCGATGAAAGCTGAAGATCTTTCATTCTTTCCGCCGAAAAGCATTTCGCTAAGGAAGGACCTGCATCCCCTTGAGTTGTGATGGTGAAGACTACTTCCAGTTTTTGATCTATTGCGATATTTTAATACTTATTTTACTAATTTATGACTGTGTTGATATCAAACTATAGGCAactttattagaatttatttagaAACTAGATAATCAGCTTCTCGAATTAATCCCGCAGTCTACTGCCCCGTCAGGCATTGAGTATGTAATTGAAAATTTATCTATTCGGAGTAACTTCGTTAATAATAGACTGCGATAAATTATTGATAAGTGTCCAGTATAAATACGTGTCTTCTCAATCTGATCAGTGTCAGATCAAACTTGTGTCCAAAGCCTTATCAGGAATCTCTATTTAGGACACAGCCGATTAAGTAAAAATGGATCTTTATGCGAAGCCTTAGAGACGCCTTATTCAGTACTTGAAATGATAGAGACGCCTTATTCAGTACTTGAAATGAAACTTAATCATTGTTATTTTCGCTGATAAGCGAAAAATTTATGATGGTTTTCGAATTCTGATCATGCTAAGTTTTTGCGCAAATGAAACATGCGTTGTCTTAGCGTTTACCAGTAAAACATCTTGTTGTTATgagctacaaaaaaaatttaatcccCGCGGATGAAAAGATTCCTTTCTTCGCTCTTGTCATTTCTGTCAACATTGCTCAATTGTTTACCTTTCACCGCCATATCCGTCGCGTAGTCTGGTGAGTCCGCGAACGGATTTGGAACAGTTTACGAATCAGGCGATAAGCCCCAATTGACCATTTCTTATTTTGTTATGCAGCATTGTAGTCGTGCTATGCAAATGTACAAACATACACCCTACTAATTGAAACTTCATGATTATGTAATTTAGAAGCTAGCCTACGTGTAGCGGCACCCTCCCCCTTTGagggggagggtgcggctacacgtaaGCTATTTAGAGGCtacaatagcctgcgtagcctgCAGGATCGTTCGCGCGAGGAAATGTTTGGAATTGGAACTGTGAATAAAAGTAGTGCGGAGAATGGTGACGAGACGCTTTTTCTTAGGGGTGCGCGCGCCGCGCGCAAGTGATTTGTCCAATGTATGCTACAATAGAGAACAACGGCAAAACTAAAAACTCGCTAGAAACGCTGAAACGGCCAAAAATGCAACATACCATATGTAAAACAAGAAGACAAAGTGAGAAGTTCTGATGTTTTTTCCTTGCTATATACTGTATCCTTAAAAACCCTCATACAAACCCTTACAATGGAGaccgagtacgactacgaggacgagatttcctcaatactaagtagtgcgcgcgcgtaAGCCAGCGTCAGTTTAGTGGGTAAACTTGGTAGCCGACGTCATTCTTCTACGCCTAGCGAGAATGTCATAATGGTGGAaacgagttatcaaatgttagaagtttt encodes:
- the LOC140937826 gene encoding neural cell adhesion molecule 2-like — translated: MGMREYCDVWRGLVWWAFFHSSFLLITPGVGALKFLQDPPQLQASHVGWSVDYNCTTDDPNATVSLLRSKDFGVSYNVFPVSPNKLLLRKQVFTLVNVILLDGGYYKCNATDQSGQTIEWKSGSTLFVQAAQLPRHFVLIPNKSIYVLQGQSGQVTCEAEGPSVSTLKWEKEQDNKSYAAVPDSQVNITKDANYVRAVLKIANAHFSDTGTYKCTVSVPPNKSDYKLTKITVKGNSRAGSGGNLSPEVK